One stretch of Lucilia cuprina isolate Lc7/37 chromosome 6, ASM2204524v1, whole genome shotgun sequence DNA includes these proteins:
- the LOC111682244 gene encoding cilia- and flagella-associated protein 298: MVILHVKRGDENLFLYETTVNENTSNIIKDITAIYNGRLKIERICMEMEELASHGTLLPPEILGLTDEQVEELKLKDVWGEKCIPSGGFVYNKDPIGRRNGRQPKENMQQVLRNAVKDAKAMIDKKLVLAKQPLTLKIVGEAISLLKGAVTIVYPMQLPPHDIIRMEFNNTEDLTGTQASKEVIEPSKAQLWFAGRLILCDKKLSQFIGNNDKTKVVVKLNTLGEGIPSREPVITEDIRKRMMADAYRRQEELKKLEIDEDDTYLNSSWADSNSLKRQVHGLDNVRFRMGL; this comes from the coding sequence ATGGTCATTTTGCATGTCAAACGTGGAGAtgaaaatctttttctatacgaaacgACCGTCAATGAAAATACCAGCAATATTATCAAGGATATAACTGCCATCTATAATGGACGTTTAAAAATCGAACGTATTTGTATGGAAATGGAAGAATTGGCCTCACATGGCACACTTTTGCCACCGGAAATTTTGGGTCTTACCGATGAACAGGTGGAGGAGCTGAAACTAAAAGATGTTTGGGGTGAGAAATGTATACCATCGGGAGGTTTTGTTTACAACAAAGATCCCATTGGACGCCGCAATGGCAGGCAGCCTAAGGAAAATATGCAGCAGGTATTGAGAAATGCCGTAAAAGATGCCAAGGCTATGATAGATAAAAAGTTGGTATTGGCTAAACAACCACTCACCCTTAAGATTGTAGGAGAAGCTATAAGTCTTCTAAAGGGAGCTGTTACCATAGTATATCCCATGCAATTGCCACCCCACGATATAATACGCATGGAATTTAATAATACCGAAGATTTAACTGGTACGCAAGCTTCAAAGGAAGTAATTGAACCGTCAAAGGCTCAACTATGGTTTGCTGGCCGTTTGATATTGTGCGATAAGAAATTGTCTCAATTTATCGGTAATAATGATAAAACAAAAGTCGTGGTTAAATTAAATACCCTTGGTGAGGGCATACCTTCTCGAGAACCTGTCATTACGGAAGATATACGCAAACGTATGATGGCCGATGCTTATAGACGTCAGGAGGAATTAAAGAAACTGGAAATTGATGAGGATGACACGTATTTGAATTCTTCTTGGGCTGATAGCAACAGTTTAAAGCGACAAGTTCATGGTTTGGATAATGTGCGTTTTCGAATGGGTTTATAA